AGTGTTCGGCCTCGGCCAAACGCCAGTCCTTGCGGCTTTCGCCCAGTACGGTTTCAAGGCGCTGGTTCAGACGCTGCTGATCGCCTTGCAGTTGCACGACCAACTGGCGCTGATTATCCAGTTCACTGGCAGAGGGCAGTTGATTGAGGCGAGCCAGCAGCTGTTGCTCGCCCTGCTTGATCGACAGCGTTTGCGCGGCCAGGGCTGGCACGTCACTTAACTGCTGTTCGGTGGTGGTTTGCAGAGTGCGCATCTGCCACACACTCCAGCCGCCGACGGCAACACCGGCAGCGCCCAGCAACAGGGCAACTACGGCCAGGCCATTGCCACGACCCTGCGGCGCAGGGTCTGGCTTTTTAGCCGGCGCTTCTGGCGCGGGCTGCACGTGTTCTTTGGACAAGACTGTTTCGCTCACGAATCCATCCTTTGCATTAAAAAGCAGGTGCGGGATGCTCCCGCAGCGCCGCCAGCAAGGCCGTGGCGCTCGCGCCACGACAATCCACAACGTTTTGTGCCCCGGCGCTGCGTGCTATCTCAGCAACCCGAGGGCTTGGAACAAACAACGGTAAACGGGCCAACCGGGGCCAGGCATCGCCTGCCAATTGGCGTAAATGTTCAAAACCCTGCCCACTGCTGACCACCAGAGCGTTCAGGCGTTCCGCTTGCACACGCTGAGGCAGGATCGCCGCCGGGTAAGAAGGCAGCTCGCGACGATAGAGTTCAAGGTAGTCTACCTGTGCCCCCATACCGCGAAGGCGCGAGGCCAGCATCTCCCGCCCTCCCTCGCCACGCAAGATCAGGACCCTGGGCTCAGCCCCCTGAATCGCCTGCTCAAACACCGGCATTGCCAACAAGGCCTCGCTGTCATCCCCGCATTGAGGGTAGCTAACATCAAGACCGTAGTCGGCGAGAATCTGTGCCGTGGCGGCCCCGACACTGAACCACTTCTGGGCAGGCGATTGCGGCCAGTATTGGCTTACCAGCGCCAGGCCCAGGCGCGCCGCGGGCTTGCTGACCACAATCACGGCGCAATATCGCTCAAGATGGGCGATCGGTTCCCGCTGTGCGTCAGTCAACACCAACGGCTGGATCGCCAGTAGCGGCAAGCTGCTGCTGAAAATCCCGGCCTCGGACAGCTCGTTCGCGAGCGCCGCCGACTCTTCAGCGGGCCGGGTCAGCAACAGGCGCCAGCGTGTCACTCGTGACCTGCCTCACCATAAACGGCTTGCAAGATAGCGCCAGCGCCTTGAGCCAGCAGGTCTTCGGCAACCTGCACGCCCAGCTCGGCAGCCGCACTTTGTGGCCCGCGAGCCTGGGCACTCAGCAACAGACCACCACTGGGCTCACCCACCAGGCCGCGCAACCAGATTTGCTCGCCTTCCAGTACGGCATAGCAGGCAATCGGGACCTGGCAGCCACCGTTCAGATGTTTGTTCAGCGCCCGCTCGGCGGTGACGCGCACGGCGGTGTCCGCATGGTGCAGCGGCGCCAGCAG
This genomic stretch from Pseudomonas deceptionensis harbors:
- a CDS encoding uroporphyrinogen-III synthase; the protein is MTRWRLLLTRPAEESAALANELSEAGIFSSSLPLLAIQPLVLTDAQREPIAHLERYCAVIVVSKPAARLGLALVSQYWPQSPAQKWFSVGAATAQILADYGLDVSYPQCGDDSEALLAMPVFEQAIQGAEPRVLILRGEGGREMLASRLRGMGAQVDYLELYRRELPSYPAAILPQRVQAERLNALVVSSGQGFEHLRQLAGDAWPRLARLPLFVPSPRVAEIARSAGAQNVVDCRGASATALLAALREHPAPAF